The sequence ATCTACATGCCGCCGTGGACGGTAAGGAAATCCTCAAGGGCCTCGACCTCACCATCAATGCGGGCGAGGTGCACGCCATCATGGGTCCCAACGGGTCCGGCAAGAGCACGCTGTCCTATGCGCTCGCCGGACGCGAGGGTTATGTCGTCACCCAAGGCGAGGTCACCTACGACGGTGAGAACCTGCTCGACCTTGATCCCGCCGAGCGCGCCCAGAAAGGCGTCTTCCTCGCCTTCCAGTACCCGGTCGAAATCCCGGGCGTGGCGACGTCGACGTTCCTGCGCACGGCGGTCAATGCGGTCCGTCGCGCCAATGGCGAGAGCGAGCTTGACGCGGTGAAGTTTCTCAAGGCTGCCCGGGCCAAGATGAAGGAACTCGACATGGATGAGAAATTTCTCAGCCGTGGCGTCAATGTCGGCTTCTCCGGCGGCGAGAAGAAACGCAATGAGGTGCTCCAGATGGCCATGCTGGAGCCGCGGCTCGCGATTCTCGACGAGACCGATTCCGGCCTCGACATCGACGCCCTCAAGATCGTCGCCGATGGCGTCAATGCGATGCGCGGCAGCGACCGGGCGATGCTCGTGATCACCCACTACCAACGCCTGCTCGACTATATCA is a genomic window of Alphaproteobacteria bacterium containing:
- the sufC gene encoding Fe-S cluster assembly ATPase SufC, translating into MLEIRDLHAAVDGKEILKGLDLTINAGEVHAIMGPNGSGKSTLSYALAGREGYVVTQGEVTYDGENLLDLDPAERAQKGVFLAFQYPVEIPGVATSTFLRTAVNAVRRANGESELDAVKFLKAARAKMKELDMDEKFLSRGVNVGFSGGEKKRNEVLQMAMLEPRLAILDETDSGLDIDALKIVADGVNAMRGSDRAMLVITHYQRLLDYIIPDHVHVLAKGRIVKSGGRELALELEANGYAEYDSAA